The Rhodopseudomonas palustris genome window below encodes:
- a CDS encoding glycosyltransferase family 4 protein, with the protein MTRIVFVATEDWSIITYRLPVLRAARDAGYEIHVITRVDRHRQAIEAEGAVVHPIDFRRGSSRPDYLARTVVSVRRLYKEIRPDIVHSFAVQAVIVATLATTGLELRVVNSVTGLGTVFTSARGIVPQVIAMLLPRLLARPLTSAVVQNQDDVDFLRLLGVPERNIDLVAGSGVDVDVLLPMSEPLGEPTIAYVGRMLEDKGVRTLVEAHRILRRAGKAPRLLLAGTTDPLNPSSIPEGQVRSWGEEPGVIWLGHVENIAEVWRAAHIAVLPSRREGLPKSLLEAAACGRPLIASDVPGCRAAVRSGANGLLYPFGDANALAAAIVRLVDDPELRRRYGEESRRRAIEEFSSARIGREIVGIYERLLRSSSGSGAMRQRLG; encoded by the coding sequence ATGACACGTATCGTCTTTGTTGCGACCGAGGATTGGTCGATTATCACTTATCGGCTGCCAGTTTTGCGCGCTGCTCGAGATGCGGGCTATGAAATTCATGTCATTACCCGCGTGGATCGGCACAGACAAGCCATCGAAGCTGAGGGAGCCGTCGTCCATCCGATCGACTTCAGGCGGGGCAGTAGCCGGCCCGACTATCTGGCTCGGACGGTCGTCTCCGTTCGACGGCTCTACAAGGAGATCCGGCCCGACATCGTGCACAGCTTTGCCGTTCAGGCGGTGATCGTTGCCACCTTGGCCACTACAGGGCTTGAGCTGCGTGTAGTCAATTCGGTGACTGGGCTTGGCACCGTCTTTACGTCGGCACGCGGGATAGTCCCCCAGGTCATCGCCATGCTGCTACCCCGACTGTTGGCTCGGCCTTTGACGAGTGCAGTAGTTCAGAATCAGGACGACGTAGATTTTCTAAGACTGCTCGGCGTGCCCGAGCGCAATATAGATCTCGTCGCTGGGTCTGGCGTGGATGTCGATGTCCTGTTGCCTATGTCCGAGCCTCTGGGCGAGCCGACGATCGCTTATGTCGGGCGGATGCTCGAAGACAAGGGCGTTCGCACGCTTGTCGAAGCTCATCGGATCTTGCGGCGTGCAGGTAAAGCGCCTCGACTGCTTCTTGCAGGAACGACCGATCCGCTTAATCCCAGTTCGATCCCTGAAGGGCAGGTCAGGTCCTGGGGCGAGGAGCCCGGGGTGATTTGGCTTGGGCACGTTGAGAATATCGCCGAGGTCTGGAGGGCGGCTCACATAGCAGTTCTTCCTTCGCGCCGCGAGGGATTGCCGAAAAGTCTGCTCGAAGCCGCGGCGTGCGGCAGGCCTCTGATTGCTTCCGACGTTCCAGGCTGTCGCGCCGCGGTCCGATCTGGAGCTAATGGTCTACTCTATCCATTTGGCGATGCGAATGCCTTGGCTGCCGCGATCGTCCGTCTCGTCGACGATCCAGAATTGCGTCGGCGGTACGGTGAGGAGAGTCGGCGGCGTGCGATCGAGGAATTCTCCTCGGCACGCATCGGTCGGGAGATCGTCGGGATCTACGAGCGACTGCTGAGGAGTTCGTCTGGATCCGGCGCTATGCGCCAAAGACTCGGCTAA
- a CDS encoding NAD-dependent epimerase/dehydratase family protein → MALVLVTGASGFIGRALVSTLVAGGYHVRAACRNPAGLVDVAGIDIVKLPNLSMPIHWDAFLENVQLVVHLAGVVHRADVTRAEYDRVITEATGELAQSCRRCGVSHLVFVSSIGAQTGPSANFTVTEDDEPQPTTYYGKAKLAAEGLVSMAGVPFTILRPAVVYGPGAKGNVAALAKIASLPLPLPFANLENRRSLVGVDNLVAAILFCLSHPATTGQTYVVADRDPLRLSDIFAILRSARGRPAALFPFPATWIENLLHAIGRDALWDRIGRNLVIDSGRLLSAGWQPPIDTLSGLREMARSDMTQARAPSR, encoded by the coding sequence TTGGCTCTCGTACTCGTCACAGGAGCTTCCGGTTTCATCGGTCGCGCGCTCGTATCGACCTTAGTCGCAGGTGGTTATCACGTGCGCGCCGCCTGTCGCAATCCGGCTGGATTGGTCGATGTGGCTGGCATCGATATCGTCAAGCTACCCAACCTCTCGATGCCAATTCATTGGGATGCCTTTCTAGAGAATGTTCAGTTGGTTGTTCATTTGGCAGGCGTGGTCCACCGCGCGGACGTCACCAGGGCCGAGTATGATAGGGTTATTACAGAAGCGACCGGCGAACTTGCGCAGTCCTGCCGGCGATGTGGAGTCTCGCATTTGGTGTTTGTATCCTCGATTGGTGCTCAGACGGGACCTTCCGCCAATTTCACCGTGACAGAGGACGATGAGCCACAGCCCACGACTTACTATGGCAAGGCAAAGCTCGCTGCGGAGGGACTCGTCAGTATGGCTGGCGTCCCATTCACGATCTTACGCCCGGCGGTAGTTTATGGGCCTGGTGCCAAAGGCAACGTGGCAGCCTTGGCGAAAATTGCGTCTCTCCCACTCCCGCTCCCATTCGCCAATCTTGAGAATCGTCGCTCTCTCGTTGGTGTGGACAACCTCGTCGCCGCGATTCTGTTCTGCCTGAGCCATCCGGCCACGACGGGCCAAACCTATGTCGTTGCTGACCGTGATCCACTTCGGTTATCCGATATTTTCGCAATCCTACGGTCGGCCCGCGGTCGTCCGGCCGCGCTTTTCCCTTTCCCGGCGACCTGGATCGAAAATCTGCTGCACGCGATTGGCAGGGACGCGCTGTGGGATCGGATTGGGCGCAACCTCGTGATCGACTCGGGAAGGCTTTTGTCGGCTGGCTGGCAGCCGCCGATAGACACGCTTTCTGGGCTTAGAGAAATGGCCAGATCCGACATGACGCAGGCCAGGGCACCGTCGAGATGA
- a CDS encoding phosphomannomutase/phosphoglucomutase, which yields MFPTPQPLLTANTYAYESEPMVKPTGFREYDARWLFGQEINLMGVQALGMGLGTLIAELGRPQEIVTGHDFRGYSASIKYALIAGLMASGCKVHDIGLAVTPMAYFAQFELDVPCVAMVTASHNDNGWTGVKMGANRPLTFGPDEMNRLKEIVLGAAFKQGAGSYVFHPNFPARYIGDLTKHAKLKRKLKVVVACGNGTAGAFAPQVMEAIGCEVIPLDTELDHTFPKYNPNPEDMEMLHAIRDAVLQHKADLGLGFDGDGDRCGVVDDTGEEIFADKVGVMLARDMSAIHPNARFVVDVKSTGLFATDPVLQQQGAQTEYWKTGHSYMKRRTNESKALAGFEKSGHFFFNAPLGRGYDDGLVSAIAICEMLDRAPGKSMSQLKDALPKTWSSPTMSPHCADEVKYRVIDEVVKHFEKAQNNGDKVAGQPIRDLVTVNGVRVTCEDGSWGLVRASSNKPELVVVVESPVSEQRMHDMFEAMNVVLRQHPEVGAYNQTI from the coding sequence ATGTTCCCGACGCCGCAGCCGCTTCTGACGGCCAACACCTACGCCTATGAATCCGAGCCGATGGTGAAGCCCACCGGCTTCCGCGAATACGATGCGCGCTGGCTGTTCGGCCAGGAGATCAACCTGATGGGGGTGCAGGCGCTCGGCATGGGCCTCGGCACGCTGATCGCCGAGCTCGGCCGGCCGCAAGAGATCGTCACCGGGCATGACTTCCGTGGCTATTCGGCCTCGATCAAATACGCGCTGATCGCCGGCCTGATGGCGTCCGGCTGCAAGGTGCACGACATCGGCCTGGCCGTGACGCCGATGGCGTATTTCGCGCAGTTCGAGCTCGACGTGCCGTGCGTTGCGATGGTCACCGCTTCGCACAACGACAATGGCTGGACCGGCGTCAAGATGGGCGCCAACCGGCCGCTGACCTTCGGCCCCGACGAGATGAATCGGCTGAAGGAGATCGTGCTCGGCGCAGCGTTCAAGCAGGGCGCCGGCTCGTATGTGTTTCATCCGAACTTCCCGGCCCGCTACATCGGCGATCTCACCAAGCATGCCAAGCTGAAGCGCAAGCTCAAGGTGGTGGTCGCCTGCGGCAACGGCACCGCCGGCGCGTTCGCCCCGCAGGTGATGGAAGCGATCGGCTGCGAGGTGATCCCACTCGACACCGAGCTCGATCACACCTTCCCGAAGTACAATCCCAATCCCGAAGACATGGAGATGCTGCACGCGATCCGCGACGCGGTGCTGCAGCACAAGGCCGATCTCGGGCTCGGCTTCGACGGTGACGGTGACCGCTGCGGCGTGGTCGACGACACCGGCGAGGAGATCTTCGCCGACAAAGTCGGCGTGATGCTGGCGCGCGACATGTCGGCGATCCATCCGAACGCGCGCTTCGTCGTCGATGTCAAATCCACCGGCCTGTTCGCCACCGATCCGGTGTTGCAACAGCAGGGCGCCCAGACCGAGTATTGGAAGACCGGCCACTCTTACATGAAGCGCCGCACCAATGAGAGCAAGGCGCTGGCGGGCTTCGAGAAGTCTGGCCACTTTTTCTTCAACGCGCCGCTCGGCCGCGGCTATGACGACGGCCTGGTGTCGGCGATCGCGATTTGCGAGATGCTCGACCGCGCGCCCGGCAAGTCGATGTCGCAGCTGAAAGACGCACTGCCGAAGACCTGGTCGTCGCCGACGATGTCGCCGCATTGCGCCGACGAGGTGAAGTATCGCGTGATCGACGAGGTCGTGAAGCACTTCGAAAAAGCGCAGAACAACGGCGACAAGGTCGCCGGCCAGCCGATCCGCGATCTCGTCACCGTGAACGGCGTCCGCGTGACTTGCGAAGACGGCAGCTGGGGCCTGGTCCGCGCCTCGTCCAACAAGCCCGAGCTGGTGGTGGTGGTCGAGAGCCCGGTGTCGGAGCAGCGGATGCACGACATGTTCGAGGCCATGAATGTTGTGCTGCGCCAGCATCCCGAAGTGGGTGCGTATAACCAGACGATCTGA
- the msrB gene encoding peptide-methionine (R)-S-oxide reductase MsrB, giving the protein MSDTKTTTPGKVHKSEAEWRKELTPMQYAVLREKATERPYTGEYEYETRPGTYVCAGCGQTLFESDTKFDSGCGWPSFTAPAATGAIDEERDVSHGMIRTEVLCSRCSGHLGHVFPDGPGPTGLRYCINSAALKLQPK; this is encoded by the coding sequence ATGTCCGACACCAAAACCACCACGCCCGGCAAGGTTCACAAAAGCGAAGCCGAGTGGCGCAAGGAGCTGACGCCGATGCAGTACGCCGTGCTGCGCGAGAAGGCGACCGAGCGGCCGTACACCGGCGAATACGAATACGAGACGCGGCCCGGCACCTATGTGTGCGCCGGCTGCGGTCAGACGCTGTTCGAGTCCGATACCAAGTTTGATTCCGGCTGCGGCTGGCCGAGCTTCACTGCGCCGGCGGCGACGGGCGCGATCGACGAGGAGCGCGACGTCAGCCACGGGATGATCCGCACGGAGGTGCTGTGCTCACGCTGCAGCGGCCATCTCGGCCACGTGTTTCCCGACGGCCCCGGGCCGACCGGGCTGCGCTACTGCATCAATTCGGCGGCGCTGAAGCTCCAGCCGAAATAG
- the msrA gene encoding peptide-methionine (S)-S-oxide reductase MsrA: MRAPFGRLALCAAVVGALAWSALGPSRAAEEPVVIPPPQLDAKEGGGIQTAVFAGGCFWGVQGVFQHTAGVVNALSGYAGGSKASASYPLVSTGTTGHAEAVEVKYDPKRISYGKLLQIYFSVAHDPTQLDRQGPDSGPQYRSAIFTTSDEQKRVADAYIAQLDAAKVYGAPIVTKIGPLKGFYAAEAYHQDYLTLHPSQPYIAYNDLPKIEALKKLFPTEYLDKPTLVSSVKATN, encoded by the coding sequence ATGCGCGCTCCATTTGGTCGTCTTGCTCTCTGCGCCGCCGTTGTGGGGGCGCTCGCGTGGTCCGCTCTCGGACCGTCTCGGGCGGCCGAGGAGCCAGTGGTGATTCCGCCGCCGCAGCTCGATGCCAAAGAGGGCGGCGGGATTCAGACGGCCGTATTCGCCGGCGGCTGCTTCTGGGGCGTGCAGGGCGTGTTCCAGCATACGGCCGGTGTGGTCAATGCGCTGTCGGGCTATGCCGGCGGTAGCAAGGCGAGCGCGAGCTATCCGCTGGTGTCGACCGGCACGACGGGTCACGCGGAGGCGGTCGAGGTCAAATACGATCCGAAGCGGATCTCCTACGGCAAACTTCTGCAGATCTACTTCTCGGTCGCGCATGATCCGACGCAGCTCGATCGCCAGGGGCCGGACAGCGGGCCACAGTATCGCTCGGCGATCTTCACCACCAGCGACGAGCAGAAGCGGGTCGCCGACGCCTATATCGCGCAGCTCGACGCTGCCAAGGTGTACGGCGCGCCGATCGTCACCAAGATCGGACCGCTGAAGGGCTTTTATGCCGCGGAAGCCTACCACCAGGACTACCTGACGCTGCATCCCAGCCAGCCCTATATTGCGTACAACGACCTGCCGAAGATCGAAGCCCTGAAGAAGCTGTTTCCGACGGAGTATCTCGACAAGCCGACGCTGGTGAGCAGCGTCAAGGCCACCAACTGA